The following are from one region of the bacterium genome:
- a CDS encoding PhoX family protein has product MITRRRLLGQTARTMAAVGLATAGDWISPSFARAMGGADDFGPLQPPDGSGLALPEGFTSRIVATTGSPVGPTSHVWHPNPDGGAVFAHPDGGWIYVSNDESSGTGGGVGAIRFAADGTIVDAYSILTGTTRNCAGGPTPWNTWLSCEEFNAGRVYECDPYSPGSQGTLVPGLGTFNHEAVAVDDLGQRVYLTEDRRDGLFYRMTPTAYPDLSTGVMEAAEILDPGGQGPIAAGQTRPLAWHVVPEPNPAGGGIISATHMPIEARATRYQAPNATVFDGGEGCWINDEREVYFSSKGDHRVYKVDVPNDTITLVYELASSSMRELRNPDNVYAGPNGDVYVAEDPGDLQIVALTPTGGVVPIVEVTGQTGTEITGPALDPSGTRLYFSSQRNPGTTYEVTGPFLGMPEVPSMGSSGRGALLGLMAWLSARRVLG; this is encoded by the coding sequence GTGATCACACGTCGAAGACTGCTCGGGCAGACCGCGCGCACGATGGCGGCGGTCGGCCTTGCGACGGCCGGCGATTGGATCTCGCCGAGCTTCGCGCGCGCCATGGGCGGCGCGGACGACTTCGGACCGCTGCAGCCCCCCGACGGCAGCGGCCTGGCCCTCCCGGAGGGCTTCACCTCCCGGATCGTCGCCACGACCGGGAGCCCCGTCGGCCCCACGTCGCACGTCTGGCATCCGAATCCCGATGGCGGCGCGGTCTTCGCGCATCCCGACGGCGGCTGGATCTACGTCTCGAACGACGAGAGCAGCGGCACGGGTGGCGGCGTCGGGGCGATCCGATTCGCGGCCGACGGCACGATCGTCGACGCCTACTCGATCCTCACGGGCACCACGCGCAACTGCGCGGGCGGCCCCACGCCGTGGAACACCTGGCTCTCGTGCGAGGAATTCAACGCCGGCCGCGTCTACGAATGCGACCCCTATTCGCCCGGCTCGCAGGGCACGCTCGTCCCCGGCCTCGGCACCTTCAATCACGAGGCCGTCGCGGTCGACGATCTCGGCCAGCGTGTCTACCTGACCGAGGATCGCCGCGACGGGCTCTTCTATCGCATGACGCCGACGGCGTATCCCGATCTCTCGACCGGCGTGATGGAAGCCGCGGAGATCCTCGACCCCGGTGGTCAGGGACCGATCGCCGCCGGTCAGACGCGTCCCCTCGCCTGGCATGTCGTCCCCGAACCCAACCCGGCGGGCGGCGGGATCATCAGCGCGACCCACATGCCCATCGAAGCACGCGCGACGCGCTACCAGGCACCGAACGCGACGGTCTTCGACGGGGGTGAAGGCTGCTGGATCAACGACGAGCGCGAGGTCTACTTCTCGAGCAAAGGCGATCACCGCGTCTACAAGGTCGACGTACCGAACGACACGATCACCCTGGTCTACGAGCTCGCGAGCTCGTCGATGCGCGAGCTCCGCAATCCCGACAACGTCTACGCCGGTCCCAACGGCGATGTCTACGTCGCCGAGGATCCCGGCGATCTGCAGATCGTCGCCCTCACGCCGACCGGCGGCGTGGTGCCGATCGTCGAAGTCACGGGACAGACGGGCACCGAGATCACGGGGCCGGCCCTCGATCCGAGCGGCACGCGGCTCTATTTCAGCAGCCAGCGGAATCCCGGGACGACCTACGAGGTGACGGGGCCCTTCCTCGGTATGCCCGAGGTCCCTTCCATGGGGAGCTCAGGGCGCGGCGCCCTCCTCGGCCTGATGGCCTGGCTTTCCGCGCGGCGCGTGCTCGGCTGA
- a CDS encoding thioesterase family protein — MPSSRDYLALQPGSGEPGKSWRLPLAPRYTGGRGSLFGGVGLAAGIDAMARATDKPVIWATGHYLSLTQTGEVIDLDVQLPAVGRSVTQGRVVGHVGEREVITVIGALGAKPQHPVGGTWVDHPRDVPPPEACDLLERPEDEGDSLGRYTEIRLARGMFGFSGKGIPNSESGRSLLWVRMKDIDQDAGALAVIADYGPSVLGNALGRTMHCTSLDNTIRYGTLVDTDWVLCDNRMEYVGDGFGYTTIHLWSQDRTLLATASQSMVVRIPED; from the coding sequence TTGCCGTCTTCGCGCGACTACCTCGCTCTACAGCCGGGCTCCGGCGAGCCGGGGAAGAGCTGGCGCCTTCCCCTGGCGCCCCGCTATACGGGCGGGCGTGGTTCGCTCTTCGGCGGCGTGGGGCTGGCCGCCGGGATCGACGCGATGGCGCGGGCGACGGACAAGCCCGTGATCTGGGCGACCGGTCACTATCTCTCGCTGACCCAGACCGGAGAGGTGATCGACCTCGACGTGCAGCTCCCCGCCGTCGGTCGATCCGTGACCCAGGGGCGGGTCGTCGGTCACGTCGGTGAGCGGGAGGTCATCACGGTGATCGGTGCGCTCGGCGCGAAGCCGCAGCATCCGGTGGGCGGAACCTGGGTCGATCATCCGAGAGACGTGCCGCCGCCGGAAGCCTGCGATCTCCTCGAGCGCCCGGAAGACGAAGGCGACTCCCTCGGTCGATACACCGAGATCCGGCTGGCGCGGGGGATGTTCGGCTTCTCGGGGAAGGGCATTCCGAACTCGGAGAGCGGCCGCTCGTTGCTCTGGGTCCGGATGAAAGACATCGATCAGGACGCGGGGGCCCTCGCGGTGATCGCCGACTACGGACCCTCGGTGCTCGGCAACGCCCTGGGGCGGACCATGCACTGCACGAGCCTCGACAACACGATCCGGTACGGCACGCTCGTCGACACGGATTGGGTGCTCTGCGACAACCGGATGGAATACGTGGGGGACGGCTTCGGGTACACGACGATCCACCTGTGGAGCCAGGATCGGACCCTGCTCGCGACCGCGAGCCAGTCGATGGTCGTCCGGATCCCCGAGGATTAG
- a CDS encoding cytochrome P450 has product MTIQYPAQLDEDFDYFEADRPDLVDQLRRHRETRPAAWVKAWGQPALMFTSYELVDAAFRDEETFPSAAFYGTTVTDVLGRNIQCMEGTEHRRNRALVSPYFRAKNVAEVVPPLLEPVAHELIDRFEAAGKTDLVASFTKVYPIKIILRLLGLPLESEDDVARWAMGMMDIQHNFELAVQCSMDFRAFVTPVLERRRVAPGEDLLSQLASVEIEGERLSNDEIMNFLLLLFPAGADTTFLGLGTTLFALLTHPEQLEYVRSVLNEECRWAAEEAIRWVPPVSLQPRRNAKDVVWRDIPIPAGANLIFATLAGNRDPAAYEDPDRFDVRRRPKATLTFGRGPHFCLGAHLARAEMEVAVRVLLERLPRLRLVEGSEARITSGIVPVFRGPNRLPVRFD; this is encoded by the coding sequence GTGACGATCCAGTACCCCGCTCAGCTCGACGAGGACTTCGACTACTTCGAGGCGGATCGGCCCGATCTCGTCGACCAGCTGAGGCGCCACCGCGAGACGCGACCCGCGGCCTGGGTGAAGGCCTGGGGGCAGCCGGCGCTGATGTTCACCAGCTACGAGCTGGTGGACGCGGCCTTCCGGGACGAAGAGACATTTCCCTCGGCTGCCTTCTACGGCACGACCGTGACCGACGTTCTGGGCCGCAACATCCAGTGCATGGAAGGCACCGAGCACCGCCGCAACCGCGCCCTGGTCTCTCCCTACTTCCGCGCGAAGAACGTCGCCGAAGTGGTACCGCCCCTGCTCGAGCCGGTCGCCCACGAACTCATCGATCGCTTCGAGGCCGCCGGCAAGACCGATCTGGTCGCTTCCTTCACGAAGGTCTATCCGATCAAGATCATCCTCCGTCTCCTCGGTCTGCCCCTCGAGTCCGAGGACGACGTCGCGCGCTGGGCCATGGGGATGATGGACATCCAGCACAATTTCGAGCTGGCCGTCCAGTGCTCGATGGACTTCCGTGCCTTCGTGACGCCCGTCCTCGAGCGACGTCGGGTCGCGCCCGGAGAGGATCTGCTCTCCCAGCTCGCGAGCGTGGAGATCGAGGGCGAACGGCTCTCGAACGACGAGATCATGAACTTCCTGCTCCTGCTCTTTCCGGCCGGGGCGGATACGACGTTCCTCGGTCTGGGAACGACGCTCTTCGCCTTGCTGACCCACCCGGAACAGCTGGAGTACGTCCGCTCCGTCCTGAACGAGGAGTGCCGCTGGGCCGCGGAGGAGGCGATCCGGTGGGTGCCGCCGGTCTCGTTGCAGCCGCGGAGGAACGCGAAGGACGTGGTCTGGCGCGACATCCCGATTCCGGCCGGCGCGAACCTGATCTTCGCCACCCTAGCGGGCAACCGCGATCCGGCCGCGTACGAAGACCCGGACCGATTCGACGTCCGCCGCCGGCCGAAGGCGACGCTCACGTTCGGGCGCGGACCCCATTTCTGTCTGGGTGCCCACCTTGCCCGCGCCGAGATGGAGGTCGCGGTTCGCGTCCTGCTCGAGCGCCTGCCGCGCCTTCGTCTGGTCGAGGGGAGTGAGGCTCGGATCACGTCCGGGATCGTGCCGGTCTTCCGCGGGCCGAATCGGCTTCCGGTTCGAT
- a CDS encoding Ig-like domain-containing protein — protein MAAFAAAPSAYSAVYVVDDASDGGDLNPADGICSTSSGTCTLRAAIQQANQNPGHDVVELPAGVYSIGIGGQFEDAGATGDFDITDSLTIQGAGIPSSIVDAEHLDRVFDIHPGTGPVAFEHMTIRHGFVLMEGDLFELSYDDEYAGGGIRAFGEDVTLDGILLTRNDANDGGGLAADHGVTVLESRIHQNDAFRNGGGVFTKSFDASLVFEDSVLWSNVAGVRGGGMKGVGDATFRRSAFFGNQAGENGGGFQSNTGYIPEHAWNFENVTFAGNQAGQSGGAISVSGSFYARNVTIASNYAGFSGGGLHSFSVVVDDDLVHVENSILAHNVAPTGPDCRGAIQSEGFNLVHDRSDCGWTATPTDLADGTNPLLGSLQFLQTHFFPISHSSPAKDASPTCTNEDQRGIARPQGAACDLGAYELEFDPEAPVAIDDHYQSATPGPITVPAPGLLANDSDPNGDPLAAKLQAVAPNQGSATVNADGSFTFVPAGLNAATRTFTYRATDGTHESNTATVSITSGRIDPPWTLFEVPELPWLDPGPYRFDCLALWDDGTIATQAFGAGEWHTQRRSRAARASETTAIEAQLTGSASRAVYDIEATFDERSLQATLVGPDGERFEVRGYENERCNVLLGAEVEGGQR, from the coding sequence ATGGCGGCCTTCGCGGCGGCGCCCTCAGCCTATTCGGCCGTCTACGTCGTAGACGACGCGTCGGACGGCGGCGATCTCAATCCGGCCGACGGAATCTGCTCGACGTCGTCGGGCACGTGCACGCTGCGCGCAGCGATCCAGCAGGCGAACCAGAACCCCGGCCACGACGTGGTCGAGCTCCCCGCCGGGGTCTACTCGATCGGGATCGGGGGCCAGTTCGAGGATGCGGGGGCCACCGGCGACTTCGACATCACGGACTCCCTCACGATCCAGGGAGCGGGGATCCCCTCCTCGATCGTCGATGCGGAGCATCTCGATCGCGTATTCGACATCCATCCCGGCACGGGCCCGGTCGCCTTCGAGCACATGACGATCCGCCACGGCTTCGTCTTGATGGAAGGCGATCTCTTCGAACTCTCCTACGACGACGAGTATGCCGGCGGCGGGATCCGCGCCTTCGGCGAGGACGTCACCCTCGACGGGATCCTGCTGACGCGGAATGACGCGAACGACGGTGGCGGCCTCGCGGCCGACCACGGCGTCACGGTGCTCGAGTCCCGAATCCACCAGAACGACGCGTTCCGCAACGGAGGCGGCGTCTTCACGAAGAGCTTCGACGCCTCCCTCGTCTTCGAGGACTCGGTCCTCTGGTCGAACGTGGCCGGCGTCCGGGGTGGCGGCATGAAGGGTGTGGGTGACGCGACCTTCCGAAGAAGTGCGTTCTTCGGAAACCAGGCCGGAGAGAACGGCGGCGGATTCCAGTCCAACACGGGGTACATCCCCGAGCACGCGTGGAACTTCGAGAACGTGACCTTCGCGGGGAACCAGGCCGGCCAGTCGGGCGGCGCGATCTCCGTCTCGGGGAGCTTCTACGCCCGGAACGTGACCATCGCGAGCAACTACGCCGGGTTCTCCGGCGGCGGGCTTCACAGCTTCTCGGTCGTGGTCGACGACGACCTGGTCCACGTCGAGAACAGCATCCTCGCGCACAACGTGGCGCCGACCGGCCCCGACTGTCGGGGCGCGATCCAGTCCGAGGGCTTCAACCTCGTGCACGACCGATCGGATTGCGGATGGACGGCCACGCCGACGGATCTGGCCGATGGGACCAATCCGCTCCTCGGGTCGCTGCAGTTCCTGCAGACCCACTTCTTCCCGATCTCCCACAGCAGCCCGGCGAAGGACGCGTCGCCGACCTGCACGAACGAAGACCAGCGCGGGATCGCCCGCCCGCAGGGCGCGGCCTGCGATCTCGGCGCCTACGAGCTCGAGTTCGACCCGGAGGCGCCGGTCGCGATCGACGACCACTACCAGTCGGCGACCCCCGGTCCGATCACCGTGCCCGCGCCCGGCCTGCTGGCGAACGACTCGGACCCGAACGGCGACCCGCTCGCCGCGAAGCTCCAGGCCGTCGCCCCGAACCAGGGCTCGGCGACGGTCAACGCCGACGGCAGCTTCACCTTCGTGCCGGCCGGCCTGAATGCGGCGACGCGCACCTTCACGTACCGGGCGACCGACGGCACCCACGAATCGAATACCGCGACGGTCAGCATCACGAGTGGCCGCATCGATCCGCCGTGGACCCTCTTCGAGGTTCCAGAGCTGCCCTGGCTCGATCCCGGTCCCTACCGCTTCGACTGTCTGGCGCTCTGGGACGACGGCACGATCGCGACCCAGGCCTTCGGTGCCGGCGAGTGGCACACGCAGCGCCGCTCGCGAGCCGCCCGCGCGTCCGAGACGACCGCGATCGAAGCCCAGCTCACGGGATCCGCGTCGCGGGCCGTGTACGACATCGAGGCGACCTTCGACGAGCGGTCCCTCCAGGCGACCCTCGTCGGTCCCGACGGGGAGCGGTTCGAGGTTCGGGGCTACGAGAACGAGCGCTGCAACGTGCTCCTCGGCGCGGAGGTCGAGGGGGGGCAGCGCTAG
- a CDS encoding amidase: protein MSDTPRLDEKQIQRLAEDSGLAIDASDAEQYAEATNRFLGAFAALETFPEPEAPPAVDRSYRRPSPAENPLGAWTVVSSIRERATGRLAGKTIAVKDNTCVAGLPMTGGASVIEDFVPDEDATVVARVLAEGAELKGIAACEYFSASGGSHTSASGRIHNPHRHGHTSGGSSAGCGALVGAGEVDLALGCDQGGSIRVPSSFCGIVGMKPTWGLVPYTGILSIDAHIDHVGPMTRTVEDNALLLEVIAGPNGSDPRQTGVAPARYTEALDEDVAGLRVGWVQEGFAGCDPDVADRLGEASERLRSSGAAVEEVSIPAHLAFAALVSPFLVLGGMSAIRGGGYPRQELSGVPRGLPEAFASVAARSGELAPNVKALWLAFAEIERSGRAATIYARAKRQRAFARATYDEVLSRYDALLMPTTTMVAPPLCDEGASVLESIDAIGHGMQNTGQFDVTGHPAISVPCGTSSGLPVGAMLVGRHFEERRLYRLARVVFDEAVGANART from the coding sequence ATGTCCGACACACCTCGGCTCGACGAGAAGCAGATCCAACGGTTGGCCGAGGATTCCGGATTGGCCATCGACGCTTCGGACGCCGAGCAGTACGCGGAAGCAACGAATCGCTTTCTGGGTGCGTTCGCCGCGCTCGAGACGTTCCCCGAGCCCGAAGCGCCGCCCGCCGTCGACAGGTCGTATCGCCGGCCCTCGCCCGCAGAGAATCCGCTGGGTGCGTGGACCGTCGTCAGCTCGATCCGCGAGCGCGCGACGGGCCGTCTCGCCGGCAAGACGATCGCGGTCAAGGACAACACCTGTGTCGCCGGCCTGCCCATGACGGGCGGCGCCTCGGTCATCGAGGACTTCGTTCCGGACGAGGACGCCACCGTCGTCGCCCGGGTCCTGGCGGAGGGCGCGGAGCTGAAGGGGATCGCCGCCTGCGAGTACTTTTCGGCGAGCGGCGGCAGCCATACGAGCGCCAGCGGCCGCATCCACAACCCCCATCGGCACGGGCACACCTCCGGCGGCTCCTCCGCCGGCTGCGGCGCCCTGGTCGGCGCGGGGGAAGTCGATCTCGCCCTCGGCTGCGACCAGGGCGGTTCGATCCGCGTTCCTTCGTCCTTCTGCGGCATCGTCGGCATGAAGCCGACCTGGGGCCTCGTGCCCTACACCGGAATCCTGTCGATCGACGCGCACATCGATCACGTCGGGCCCATGACGCGCACCGTCGAGGACAACGCGCTCCTGCTCGAGGTGATCGCTGGCCCGAACGGAAGCGACCCGCGTCAGACGGGCGTGGCGCCGGCTCGATATACGGAAGCCCTCGACGAAGACGTTGCGGGCCTGCGTGTCGGATGGGTCCAGGAGGGTTTCGCGGGCTGCGATCCGGATGTCGCCGATCGCCTCGGCGAAGCCTCCGAACGACTGCGCTCGAGTGGCGCGGCGGTCGAGGAAGTCTCGATCCCCGCCCACCTCGCGTTCGCTGCCCTGGTCTCTCCGTTCCTGGTCCTCGGCGGAATGTCGGCGATTCGCGGCGGTGGCTATCCGCGCCAGGAGCTGAGCGGGGTTCCCCGCGGACTTCCCGAGGCGTTCGCCTCGGTGGCGGCCCGAAGCGGCGAGCTCGCGCCCAACGTGAAGGCCCTGTGGCTTGCCTTCGCCGAGATCGAACGCAGCGGAAGAGCCGCAACGATCTACGCCAGGGCCAAGCGGCAGCGAGCGTTCGCGCGCGCGACCTACGACGAGGTCCTCTCCCGCTACGACGCCCTGCTCATGCCGACGACGACCATGGTGGCGCCCCCTCTCTGTGATGAAGGGGCCTCGGTCCTCGAGTCGATCGACGCGATCGGGCACGGGATGCAGAACACCGGACAGTTCGACGTCACCGGCCACCCGGCCATCTCGGTTCCTTGCGGAACGTCTTCCGGCCTGCCCGTCGGCGCGATGCTCGTCGGCCGGCATTTCGAGGAGAGGAGGCTCTACCGGCTCGCGCGAGTCGTCTTCGACGAGGCCGTCGGCGCGAACGCCAGGACCTGA